The Euphorbia lathyris chromosome 2, ddEupLath1.1, whole genome shotgun sequence genome includes a window with the following:
- the LOC136216492 gene encoding probable peroxygenase 3: protein MPVTEQLSSRKGGEMEDGEDSMATTASKAPITSDRPVSADLETTLPKPYLARALIAPDKEHPNGTQGHDHNDMTVLQQHVAFFDQNNDGIVYPSETFKGCRQLGFNVIIALILTIAFHVFFSIPTQSKKRFPSLRFPIYIVNIHLGKHGSDTGVYDTEGRYMPVNLENMFSKYAKTVPHKLSFKELMNMTEGNRLNFDFIGWLAEKLEWILVYGIAKDEEGYLSKDSIRRLFDGSLFEYIAKKRKGGQAKMN from the exons ATGCCAGTGACTGAGCAACTTTCGTCCCGGAAAG GTGGAGAAATGGAAGATGGAGAGGATTCAATGGCAACAacagcatctaaagcacctaTTACTTCTGATCGACCAGTTTCCGCTGATTTGGAAACCACCTTGCCTAAGCCCT ATCTGGCAAGAGCATTGATAGCTCCTGATAAAGAACATCCAAATGGAACTCAAGGCCATGACCATAATGATATGACTGTTCTTCAGCAGCATGTCGCCTTTTTTGACCAAAACAACGATGGAATTGTTTACCCCTCGGAGACATTTAaag GATGTCGTCAACTTGGTTTTAATGTAATCATCGCTCTTATTCTGACAATTGCTTTCCATGTTTTCTTCAGTATTCCAACTCAATCT AAAAAGCGTTTTCCTTCCCTCCGTTTTCCCATCTACATAGTCAACATACATTTAGGCAAACATGGCAGTGACACTGGAGTCTACGACACCGAAGGacg ATATATGCCTGTGAATCTTGAGAACATGTTCAGTAAGTATGCTAAAACTGTACCACACAAGTTAAGCTTTAAAGAGCTGATGAACATGACAGAAGGAAATCGACTCAACTTTGACTTCATAGGATG gCTAGCAGAAAAATTGGAGTGGATTCTGGTTTATGGTATTGCTAAAGATGAAGAGGGCTATCTGTCTAAAGATTCTATTCGTCGTCTGTTTGATGGGAGCTTGTTCGAGTACATTGCTAAAAAGAGAAAGGGAGGTCAGGCTAAAATGAATTGA